The DNA window ATAGACTGCAGGCCATAGAACACCCCGGCCTGATCGAAGCCGATAACTCGCGCTTCCTTATTGCCAATTTTCAGCTCATAGGCTCCCGGCACGGCCAGTTCACCTTTAAATTTACCCGGCTGAATATCGGTTTTGATCGGGTAGCCCGCCGCGTTATGGGTTATGCCCAACAGTGCAAAACGTTGAATGGCTGCGTCCGCTGCCGGTTTGGCCAGCGCACTCAACTCCAGCGCCACGCCGTTGTTCAGACTCACATCTTGTGGATGTACTTTCACTTGCAACGGCGTCGGCACGATCTGGCCGCGCAGCGAAGCTGCAGGCAAGGTTTTCAACTCGGCGTTTTTGGTAAAGCGGGAGGCCGGAGTCATCAGGATATTGTTGTCATCCTTGATGCGCTTCCATTGATCGCCACTAAAGGGGGTCACAAACTGGCTGAGATCTTCGGTATCGGTATTGACCAGAATTTTTGGCTTGGCATCGCCAGAGGTGGCGTACCAACGTGGTACGAAGTCGGTTTTAAACAGTTGCCAATATTCGGCAATAATCGGGATCTCAACCGTTTGACCGGCCGGGAAGCCGGTAAATTTATCGGTAGGTTCCAGTTTGTACAAGTCACCGGTCAAATGAGCTATTTTGAACTGATCGTTATCCACCCGCATGGTCTGACGGGCGCTGTGGAAGTAAATCGCCCAGTCGTGACCTTTGATCTCCTGATGATCGTTGGTCAGGCTGATCAACACCTTGTTGCAGGCCGCCCAGTCGGCACCCAGCTTACCGCAATCCAGGCCGCTGTCGGCGGCCCGGTTATCGACCATTTTCAAATTCAATTTTAACTGGCTCAGTTGATCCACCAGCGGCTGATTGGCCAGCGCATTCCCCGCGCTGCCAAATAATCCAACGGTTGCCGTTAATGCGGCAAGCGTACTCAATTTGAATTTGTTCATTTTTAACATCATCCTTAATTATTGTTATCGTGGATCTCTTGCCAAATTTTGCCGCACTGGGCGTCATAAGCCTGACCGTTACCACTGTGAACCGCCTGAATGCAGTTCTGATAATCCATCACCCGCACCGTTTCTTTTTCGGCAAACTGCTGGTGTTGCTTCTCTTGTTTCAGCACGTTCAGCACCGCCTGGCACGACTGCAGTTTTTCCGGTGAGCCTTCTGCGGTATTAATGCAGGCGCTGTAGGCCTGTTTCAGCTTGGCATCTTCCGGTGGTGCGGTTGGCTGTGCGCAGGCGCTCAACGTGACGACCGCGGCTAACATCAGCATGATTTTTTTCATCGTTATATTCCCGTTAAGTTTCAAAAACGCTGTCCCCCGGCGCTGCCGCCGGGGAACGCATCAGAAAATGGTAAATGGCGCGATAACCATGAATTTGACGTCTTTCTCATCCTGGAAGATGTTGCCGTAACCGCCACCCCAGCTTGGGATGTTGGTGTGGTTGTCATACTGGGTGTAGTGCAGTTTCAGCAAGGTGCCTTTGGCGCGACCTTCCTGAATGGTGTACAACGCGTCCAGGCTCCAGGCGCTCTCTTTCAGGCGCTGGCTCTGGTCGTACATCGGGTTGGTGCTTGGCTTGGCATCCCAGGCGTAAACGTAAGAACCGCCCACCGCCATGCCCGGCAGGTTCCAGTTGCTCAGGTCGTACATTACCCCGGCGTAAACCGCTTTTTCGCCGTTGGCGTTGAAGTCGGAACGGTTATCCCACCAGACGTCGAGACGACCGTTGGAGGAGGCGTAAGTTGGGGTCATACGTTGCAGGAAGTAGCCCTGGTTGCCCTCGGCCTTGACCATGGTCCCTTCAAGGCGCCAGTTGAACTGACCAGTGGTGTAACCGAAGGTCAGCGCCTGCAGCCAGGCCAGGCCGTCGTAAATGCTGTTTGGGTCGTTCTTGTCGCTGATGCGATCTTCGGTACCATAGAATTGATAGCTGGTGGTCAGCGGGTTGCCCACCAGATCGAATTTGTAAGATGCCTTGGTGAAGTACTGATTCACATAACCTTCGGCCTGACCAAAAGCGGCCTCCAACACCAGGTCGTTTTTAAAATCGTACTTGGCACCCAGTGAGTGCAAATAAGAAACGCCGGTGGTTTTATCGTTCTGGCGGAAATCATCCATTTCGATATGCCATGGCGCTTTGTATTTATCTGTCCACATGTAGGAGAAACTCAAAGCACCGGCATCGCCGTAGTCAAAGTTTGCTCCCGCTTCAGCACCCCGATAGGTACCCGGCATAAAGCTCCAGTGTGGGGCAATCAGCGTTTGCCCGCTTGGCTGGATATAACCGGCGCGTGCCCAGACGGGGCCATACTTGAATTTACCGGCGGCCTTGTACAGGCTGATGCCGCCTTTGTCGCCGGAGTAGTCTTCATCATAGGTACGGTTTTTGGAGGAGAACGCGATTTCATTCGGGTGGCCGCTGGCGCTGGATTCGGCCAGCTCAATGGCGGTAAAGGCTCCCACATCCAAACCGAACATGTCCCAGGCATAGCCCGAGGCGAAATCCAGGCTCAGGTTGGCGGTCGAGTGTGACAGGTTGGTAGTGTATTTATTGTAATCGTCACTGGTCGGGTTGAGATCTTTACGGTCACGTTCACGCTGCCAGTAATACACACCGCCGGTCATCGTGGAATCATCGATAAATCCTGCGGCTTTCGCCTCAGGGGCCATGGCAAACCCTGTTCCCAACAGCGCACCCGCGACTGCGAGCGCCAGCGTTTTACGCTGAGCACCGTGCGTACCCATAATGAAATTCCTCTTTGACTTAACTTTAAAAGTTGCAGTCGCCCGTGTTCACCACTGCCCTGCACGACCGCTAATAAAAAACCCAATCGGGTAAAAAATATTGCTGACGGGTTAAAATCCCACAGCACTTATTGCTACAGACAGACTATTTTTCGCGACGCGAATTATCAAATGAATTATGAGAGAGATTTGTCAAAGTATGACAAAGAGCACATATCGATGAGATTATGTTACGTGGCTATGCAAAGAGGCTGTCGAATAAAAAATTCAATAAAATCAGAATAAAAATTAATATCAGGTCAATCAGAGACGATTAATGGTTTCAGCCTATGCAAAAAGGTCAGCCAAAAGAAAAAACATGAGAGCGCTCTCTAAATGACATTAATTCGCATCACGAATATATAAGGCAATGTTATATGACTAATGATTTTTATCAAGAAATTGCTGATACAACCCTTCGATAAAAAATTAAAAATAGATTGAGGAATTAAAAGCATTAACGGGGAGAAAAACCGGGCTGGCGGACAAAAAAAGCGCAACCGAAGTTGCGCTCAGACTACTGACAAAGCCCGTTATTAGGGAGAGCGTGCCGAAGGGGTCGTAGCGGCTTGCCCGCCGGAGCGCCCCTCGGTGCGCTAGGCCCGGGTATCTCGGATTCAAAGACAACTTTGTCATCAAACTCAGCGCAACCGAAGTTGCGCTTTATCGCATTAGCTTTTGATCAGCACTCAGGCGCCAATTTTAGCCCAGGTATCGCGCAGGCCCACGGTGCGGTTAAACACCAGATGCTCGGCCGAAGAGTGACGGTTGTCAGCACAGAAATAACCTTCACGTTCGAACTGGTAGGCTTTTTCCGGCTGTGCGGCCGCCAGACTTGGCTCAACAAAGCCGTGCTTGATAACCAGTGATTCCGGGTTAATGGTGGTGAGGAAGTCCTCTGCCGCCGCCGGGTTTGGCACGCTGAACAGACGGTCATACACGCGAATTTCCGCCGGCAACGCATGCTCGGCAGACACCCAGTGGATCACGCCTTTCACCTTGCGGCCATCGGCAGGATCCTTGCTCAAGGTATCTGGATCGTAGCTGCAGAAAATAGTGGTGATCTCACCTTCAGCGTCTTTCTCAATGCGTTCCGCCTTGATCACGTATGCATTGCGCAGGCGAACTTCTTTACCCAGCACCAGCCGTTTGTACTGCTTGTTGGCTTCTTCACGGAAGTCGGCGCGATCGATATAAATATCACGGCTGAATGGCACTTCACGGCTGCCCATTTCCGGCTTGCTCGGGTGGTTAGGCATGGTCACCATTTCCACGCCGGTGGTCAGGTTTTCAATGACTACCTTCACAGGATCCAGCACGGCCATCGCACGTGGTGCGTTCTCGTTCAGCTCTTCACGAATACAGGCCTCAAGCGCCATCATTTCGACGTTGTTATCCTGCTTGGTCACACCGATACGCTGGCAGAATTCGCGGATTGACGCAGCGGTATAACCACGGCGACGCAGGCCGGAAACGGTCGGCATACGCGGGTCATCCCAGCCCTCAACGATTTTCTCGGTCACCAACAGGTTCAGCTTGCGCTTCGACATGATGGCGTACTCAAGATTCAGACGCGAGAACTCGTACTGACGCGGATGACAAGGGATGGTGATGTTATCCAGCACCCAGTCATACAGACGGCGGTTGTCCTGGAACTCCAGCGTACACAGCGAATGGGTGATCCCTTCCAGCGCATCGGAAATGCAGTGGGTGAAATCGTACATCGGGTAGATGCACCATTTATTGCCGGTCTGGTGGTGTTCTGCAAATTTGATACGGTACAACACAGGATCGCGCATCACGATAAACGAGGAAGCCATGTCAATCTTGGCACGCAGGCAAGCGGTCCCTTCGGCGAATTCACCGTTACGCATTTTTTCAAACAGCGCCAGGTTCTCTTCCACGCTGCGGCCACGGTACGGGCTGTCTTTACCCGGCGCAGTCAGGCTGCCGCGATATTCACGGATTTGCTCAGGCGACAGTTCGTCGACGTAAGCCAGGCCCTTGTTGATCAGCTCCACCGCATAGTTGTGCAGTTGATCGAAGTAATCCGAGGAGTAACGAACGTTGCCGCTCCACTCAAAGCCCAGCCACTCGACGTCATGTTTGATTGACTCAACGAACTCGATGTCTTCTTTCACCGGGTTGGTGTCATCAAAACGCAGGTTGCATTGGCCCTGGTAATCGCGAGCGATACCGAAATTCAGGCAGATGGATTTCGCATGGCCGATATGCAGATAGCCATTTGGCTCCGGCGGGAAACGGGTATGGACTGACTTGTGTTTCCCGGACGCCAGATCTTCATCAACGATCTGACGGATAAAATTGGTTGGGCGGGCTTCAGCCTCACTCATTTCACTATTCCTCAATGCAAAGCGCTACTCATAACCGCCTATGTTCCAACAAGCCACGCCCGGAAACAACCGTTTGTTTCACGAAAAATGCGGAGCATTGCACCACAACAGGTCAGGGCACCCTGACCGGACAACCGCTGCCCATAAAAAAGCGGGAAGAGATTGCTCTCTTCCCGCCAAAGGTAGGGTGCGTTCCGTCATGACTCGTTAAACACCCCGGGTACTACTCAGGTAAAACGGTTTATTTCTGGATCTCGAACAGTTTGGTCTGGCCGGCTACTACAGAACCGGTCGCCAGCGCCGTCAGGCCAGCGTAATCGTCAGAGTTGCTGACCACTACCGGGCTTATCATCGAGCGGGCATTGGCGTTCAGGAACTCCAGATCCAACTCAAGGATTGGCTGGCCGGCTTTCACCTCAGCCCCCTCTTCAACCAGACGTTTGAAGCCCTGACCGTTCAATGCCACGGTGTCGATCCCCATGTGCACCACAATCTCCGCGCCCTTGTCGGTTTCCAGACAGAAAGCGTGGTTGGTGTTGAAGATTTTCACGATGGTGCCATCTGCCGGTGCTACTACGGTTTTGTCGGTCGGGCGAATCGCCAGGCCGTCGCCTACCGCTTTGCTGGCAAAGGCTTCGTCAGGCACCTGATCCAGGGCCACGACTTCACCGGTCACCGGGGCCACCAGCGACTCGAAGGCCACCTTCGGCGTATTAGGCACTGCCTGCGATTTAACCGCAGCCACGCCTGGAGCCGGTGCCACTTCTGCCGCAGGCACCGGGCCGGCAGCAATCACCGCACGCATGCCGTCAGCAATGGCTTCGGCTTTAGAACCCACGATAACCTGAACGGTTTGCTTGTTCAGTTTCACCACGCCTGATGCACCCAGGCGTTTACAGCTGGCATCCAGCACTTTAGAAGAGTCTTTAACGGTCAGGCGTAAACGGGTGATACAGGCATCAATGCCGGTCAGGTTGTCAGAACCGCCGATGGCACCAATATAGCTGCGGGACAGTGCGCGCAGGCCTTCATCGGTATTGCTGTTGGCTTCAGGTGCGACGACATCGTCAGACGCATCTTCACGGCCCGGGGTTTTCAGGTTGAATGCACGGATAATGACGGAGAACAGGACGAAGTACACCGCGAAGGCGACCAGACCCATCAACACCAGCATCCAGACGTTCTTGCTCGCAGCCGGCAGGTTGTACATCAGCACATAGTCGATGGCACCTGCAGAGAAGGAGAACCCGGCGTGAATACCCAGCAAGGTGGCTACAAACAGGCTGATACCGGTCAAAATGGCGTGGACCAGATACAGCAGCGGAGCCAGGAACATGAACAGGAATTCAAGCGGCTCGGTCACACCGGTCAGGAATGCGGTCAGCGCAACGGACAGCAGCATACCGCCAACCATTGGGCGACGTTCTTTCGGCGCAGCGAAGTACATGGCCAATGCCGCACCCGGCAAACCGAACATCA is part of the Serratia quinivorans genome and encodes:
- the glnS gene encoding Glutamine--tRNA ligase — its product is MSEAEARPTNFIRQIVDEDLASGKHKSVHTRFPPEPNGYLHIGHAKSICLNFGIARDYQGQCNLRFDDTNPVKEDIEFVESIKHDVEWLGFEWSGNVRYSSDYFDQLHNYAVELINKGLAYVDELSPEQIREYRGSLTAPGKDSPYRGRSVEENLALFEKMRNGEFAEGTACLRAKIDMASSFIVMRDPVLYRIKFAEHHQTGNKWCIYPMYDFTHCISDALEGITHSLCTLEFQDNRRLYDWVLDNITIPCHPRQYEFSRLNLEYAIMSKRKLNLLVTEKIVEGWDDPRMPTVSGLRRRGYTAASIREFCQRIGVTKQDNNVEMMALEACIREELNENAPRAMAVLDPVKVVIENLTTGVEMVTMPNHPSKPEMGSREVPFSRDIYIDRADFREEANKQYKRLVLGKEVRLRNAYVIKAERIEKDAEGEITTIFCSYDPDTLSKDPADGRKVKGVIHWVSAEHALPAEIRVYDRLFSVPNPAAAEDFLTTINPESLVIKHGFVEPSLAAAQPEKAYQFEREGYFCADNRHSSAEHLVFNRTVGLRDTWAKIGA
- the ptsG_2 gene encoding EIICBA-Glc; protein product: MNILGFFQRLGRSLQLPIAVLPVAALLLRFGQPDLLNISFIAQAGGSIFDNLALIFAIGVAATWSKDNAGSAALAGAVGYFILTKAMVTINPAINMGVLAGIITGLVGGAVYNRWSGIKLPEFLSFFGGKRFVPIATGFFCLILAAIFGYIWPPVQNAIHAGGEWIVSMGAIGSGIFGFVNRLLIPTGLHQVLNTIAWFQIGEFTNAAGTIFHGDINRFYAGDGTAGMFMSGFFPIMMFGLPGAALAMYFAAPKERRPMVGGMLLSVALTAFLTGVTEPLEFLFMFLAPLLYLVHAILTGISLFVATLLGIHAGFSFSAGAIDYVLMYNLPAASKNVWMLVLMGLVAFAVYFVLFSVIIRAFNLKTPGREDASDDVVAPEANSNTDEGLRALSRSYIGAIGGSDNLTGIDACITRLRLTVKDSSKVLDASCKRLGASGVVKLNKQTVQVIVGSKAEAIADGMRAVIAAGPVPAAEVAPAPGVAAVKSQAVPNTPKVAFESLVAPVTGEVVALDQVPDEAFASKAVGDGLAIRPTDKTVVAPADGTIVKIFNTNHAFCLETDKGAEIVVHMGIDTVALNGQGFKRLVEEGAEVKAGQPILELDLEFLNANARSMISPVVVSNSDDYAGLTALATGSVVAGQTKLFEIQK
- a CDS encoding outer membrane porin, OprD family; translated protein: MGTHGAQRKTLALAVAGALLGTGFAMAPEAKAAGFIDDSTMTGGVYYWQRERDRKDLNPTSDDYNKYTTNLSHSTANLSLDFASGYAWDMFGLDVGAFTAIELAESSASGHPNEIAFSSKNRTYDEDYSGDKGGISLYKAAGKFKYGPVWARAGYIQPSGQTLIAPHWSFMPGTYRGAEAGANFDYGDAGALSFSYMWTDKYKAPWHIEMDDFRQNDKTTGVSYLHSLGAKYDFKNDLVLEAAFGQAEGYVNQYFTKASYKFDLVGNPLTTSYQFYGTEDRISDKNDPNSIYDGLAWLQALTFGYTTGQFNWRLEGTMVKAEGNQGYFLQRMTPTYASSNGRLDVWWDNRSDFNANGEKAVYAGVMYDLSNWNLPGMAVGGSYVYAWDAKPSTNPMYDQSQRLKESAWSLDALYTIQEGRAKGTLLKLHYTQYDNHTNIPSWGGGYGNIFQDEKDVKFMVIAPFTIF